The Cryptococcus gattii WM276 chromosome B, complete sequence genome has a segment encoding these proteins:
- a CDS encoding Hypothetical Protein (Similar to TIGR gene model, INSD accession AAW41522.1), with the protein MSNRRGHLSRKIPNAINRPAPPKARIPREQSPLSRMDLELLRQAEADDEREWNILHQSAKPWKGVFITFTGVENKAQLSRLARELGAEVDTALTRSITHVVAVSYESPKYQFALANGIPVMTPAWITEAHEIWLAGEELNFEEDEENHRLLPFTGFRISMSGIDQMDRRRFLIQLITNNGGDYSKDLDRDCTHLVSAHPTSDKRRSEKVKWALRENAENEARRRKGVRDERDILIVYEEWIWDCVAYRGRWPSDKYDATKPRRGGKVDPEEVINGTFQIPRPDCKVVINSSTATGGELDTSEQASVRRRKATGLDTLVGQIIGEGKSRDAPKRGAPSEVLEEPASKRPQPVAKSSMVHLPRSTSFTTADVPTSVRPTTNDTEDIAKADESKYVARIFEGLRVAVCKSKGWEAMLEALSSRGAILVDEKDWMKGETCNYAIIRLANPNIPPMPEGQSTIYVTENWVESCIVEGKLVSPDEHLLYKPLTIDVPIPGFEIRLTVDRDVTHLVSFRNHGIKIRRAKAWGSQIVTHDWLLKMAETGKLEPEERYYLHIPPENLRGSRSKLLTREFCILCGKVNNSMTDLSVLNDPRLEHRFERSTSDQNQQITTATGPSSIPASRALRPTPTHVNDSTDDISMLDARTDVSEIQHVDVTMEERSDPVKPSPQSLNRHISAPAPRSSPLNNKFLTETNTNTNMTPGNSAAGASTFALPNKAASAAALEDMDRKQDISDVLRRLAEKPSGTLVSLPRRGRPSARIKNTNSRSPAILSPSNPHNPQPLHSNYQESMEVEDDPMKNFENDVPEESMQIKYVDQKAVRERRKLMALFGEEGESSKKKKR; encoded by the exons ATGAGCAACCGACGAGGGCATCTTTCTCGCAAGATACCCAATGCTATTAATAGACCCGCGCCACCCAAGGCTCGCATTCCCAGAGAGCAATCCCCCTTGAGCCGGATGGATTTGGAGCTCTTGCGACAGGCGGAGGCCGACG ATGAACGAGAATGGAATATATTACACCAGTCAGCAAAACCCTGGAAAGGAGTTTTCATCACGTTCACAGGTGTGGAAAACAAA GCACAACTAAGCCGTCTCGCCAGGGAACTTGGAGCTGAAGTCGATACTGCCCTTACAAGAAGCATAACGCATGTCGTAGCTGTCAGTTACGAGTCTCCAAAATACCAA TTTGCTCTGGCAAATGGTATACCTGTAATGACACCGGCATGGATCACCGAGGCTCATGAGATATGGTTGGCTGGTGAGGAGCTTAATTTtgaggaagacgaggaaaaTCATCGGCTACTGCCATTTACGGGATTCAGGATATCCATGTCTGGTATCGATCAGA TGGATCGTCGCAGATTCCTGATTCAACTCATCACCAATAATGGAGGTGATTATTCGAAAGATCTCGATCGTGACTGCACCCACCTTGTATCTGCACATCCTACAAGCGACAAACGCCGCTCGGAAAAAGTCAAATGGGCTCTTCGTGAGAATGCCGAAAATGAGGCcagaaggagaaaagggGTGAGGGACGAGCGAGACATTTTAATCGTGTACGAGGAATGGATTTGGGACTGCGTAGCGTACCGTGGAAGATGGCCATCGGACAAGTACGATGCCACCAAGCCACGGCGAGGAGGCAAAGTTGATCCAG AGGAGGTTATCAACGGCACTTTTCAAATTCCCCGACCTGATTGCAAGGTTGTCATCAACAGCTCTACCGCTACTGGTGGAGAATTAGATACGAGCGAACAAGCTTCTGTTCGGCGTCGCAAAGCTACCGGATTAGATACTTTAGTCGGACAGATAATAGGTGAGGGCAAAAGTCGAGATGCACCCAAAAGAGGTGCGCCATCGGAGGTTCTTGAAGAACCAGCCTCCAAACGACCCCAACCAGTCGCCAAAAGTTCAATGGTTCATCTTCCCCGTTCAACATCTTTTACCACTGCCGATGTCCCTACATCCGTGCGTCCCACAACTAACGACACAGAAGACATAGCCAAGGCCGACGAATCAAAATATGTTGCTAGGATTTTTGAAGGGCTTAGAGTGGCTGTTTGCAAAAGCAAGGGATGGGAGGCGATGCTGGAAGCGTTGTCATCGCGCGGTGCAATCCTTGTTGATGAAAAGGATTGGATGAAGGGAGAGACGTGCAACTATGCGATCATAAGACT AGCCAACCCGAATATACCACCTATGCCTGAGGGACAAAGTACAATCTACGTGACTGAGAACTGGGTCGAGTCATGTATTGTCGAAGGAAAGCTTGTGTCTCCAGACGAACATCTGTTATACAAACCTTTGACCATCGATGTCCCCATTCCAG GCTTTGAAATTCGACTCACTGTAGATCGTGATGTTACTCACCTCGTCTCTTTCCGCAACCACGGCATCAAGATCCGGCGTGCAAAGGCTTGGGGGTCTCAAATCGTGACACATGACTGGTTGTTAAAGATGGCAGAGACAGGGAAGCTCGAGCCAGAGGAGAGATATTACCTGCATATCCCACCGGAGAATCTGCGTGGATCTCGCAGTAAGTTGCTGACTCGTGAATTCTGCATCTTGT GTGGCAAGGTCAACAATTCGATGACCGACTTGTCCGTCCTTAATGATCCGAGGCTTGAGCACCGCTTCGAGCGTAGCACATCTGATCAAAATCAGCAGATAACCACTGCAACAGGTCCTTCGTCTATCCCAGCCTCTCGAGCCCTCAGACCCACGCCTACGCATGTCAACGACTCAACGGACGATATCTCTATGCTCGATGCTCGGACTGATGTATCCGAGATTCAACATGTCGATGTAACCATGGAAGAACGGTCAGATCCCGTCAAGCCCTCTCCACAATCGCTCAACCGACATATCTCTGCTCCAGCCCCTCGATCTAGTCCACTCAACAACAAATTCCTTACAGAAACAAATACAAATACGAATATGACGCCGGGCAATTCCGCAGCCGGTGCTTCTACGTTTGCTTTGCCAAATAAGGCCGCAAGTGCAGCAGCGCTAGAGGATATGGACAGGAAGCAAGATATTTCTGATGTACTAAGACGGTTGGCAGAGAAACCAAGCGGAACGCTGGTGTCTTTACCAAGGCGAGGAAGGCCTTCAGCCAGAATCAAA AACACAAATTCCCGCTCCCCTGCAATACTCTCGCCTTCGAACCCCCATAATCCACAGCCTCTACACTCAAATTACCAAGAATCTATGGAAGTTGAAGATGACCCGATGAAGAACTTTGAAAATGACGTGCCTGAAGAAAGCATGCAGATCAAGTATGTTGATCAGAAAGCTGTCAGGGAGCGGAGAAAACTTATGGCCCTGTTTGGCGAGGAAGGGGAATCTtcaaagaaaaagaaacGCTAA